The proteins below come from a single Peptococcaceae bacterium genomic window:
- a CDS encoding FAD-dependent oxidoreductase — MVKVVVVGGGWAGSSASMAAVKAGAEVVLLERTDMLLGTGLVGGIMRNNGRFTVAEESIALGAPEMFEAVDKVARHRNIDFPGHKHATLYDVSKIEPEVRRILQEAGVEIKFMTRFTDVEMAGNRIGAVKTENAGTIEGDVFIDTTGSAGPQGNCTRYGNGCAMCILRCPSFGPRVSVAGRAGVQELMGKKADGSIGAMSGSCKLHKESLSDKIVDELNRTGVCVVPIPKELQKKGVLEKKACQQYALPEFAENIILLDTGHAKLMTSFYPLEILRKIPGFENARFEDPYAGGVGNSMRYLALSPRSNELKVEGLENLFCAGEKAGPLVGHTEAIVTGCLAGHNAVRYGLGMELLTLPGELAIGDAIAYVGKQMKTEDGLKYKYTFSGSVYFNRMLELGLYTTDVAAIRAKVEKLGLAGVYAKKLHGK, encoded by the coding sequence ATGGTTAAGGTTGTTGTGGTAGGCGGAGGATGGGCAGGTTCGTCCGCCTCAATGGCGGCGGTGAAAGCCGGCGCGGAAGTGGTCCTGCTTGAGAGGACCGACATGCTTTTGGGAACCGGGCTGGTTGGCGGCATCATGCGGAACAACGGCCGCTTTACCGTTGCCGAAGAATCCATAGCCCTGGGAGCCCCTGAAATGTTCGAGGCCGTTGATAAAGTGGCCCGTCACAGGAATATTGATTTTCCGGGGCATAAACACGCCACTTTATATGATGTGAGCAAGATAGAACCTGAGGTGAGGAGAATTCTCCAGGAGGCGGGGGTGGAGATTAAATTCATGACCCGCTTTACCGACGTGGAGATGGCAGGAAATAGGATCGGCGCGGTAAAGACGGAAAACGCGGGGACAATTGAAGGAGATGTTTTTATCGACACCACCGGTTCGGCAGGACCCCAGGGCAACTGCACAAGGTATGGGAACGGCTGCGCCATGTGCATTCTCCGTTGCCCCAGCTTTGGCCCGCGCGTAAGCGTGGCGGGCAGAGCCGGCGTGCAGGAGCTCATGGGCAAAAAAGCCGACGGATCGATTGGAGCGATGAGCGGGTCCTGCAAATTGCACAAAGAGTCATTATCCGATAAAATAGTGGATGAACTGAACAGGACGGGCGTGTGCGTTGTTCCCATACCCAAAGAATTGCAAAAGAAGGGAGTCTTGGAGAAAAAGGCCTGCCAGCAGTATGCTTTGCCGGAATTTGCCGAAAACATCATTCTTCTCGATACCGGGCACGCCAAGCTGATGACTTCCTTTTATCCCCTGGAGATATTGAGGAAAATCCCGGGTTTCGAAAATGCCCGTTTCGAAGACCCGTACGCGGGAGGAGTAGGCAATTCCATGCGCTACCTGGCACTGTCTCCCCGCAGCAACGAACTGAAAGTGGAAGGGCTGGAGAACCTTTTCTGCGCGGGCGAAAAAGCCGGCCCGCTGGTGGGGCACACAGAAGCCATTGTTACCGGCTGCCTCGCCGGCCATAATGCCGTCCGTTACGGCCTGGGGATGGAACTTCTCACCCTGCCCGGCGAGCTGGCGATTGGCGATGCCATAGCCTATGTCGGCAAGCAGATGAAGACGGAGGACGGGTTGAAATACAAGTACACCTTCTCCGGTTCCGTCTACTTCAACCGCATGCTGGAACTCGGCCTTTACACCACGGACGTTGCGGCAATAAGGGCAAAAGTGGAAAAGCTGGGGCTGGCCGGCGTGTACGCGAAAAAACTCCATGGTAAGTAA
- the sdhA gene encoding succinate dehydrogenase flavoprotein subunit yields the protein MSKTIIVVGGGLAGLMTTIKAVEHGMEVLLFSLVPVKRSHSVCAQGGINGAVNTKGEGDSPWEHFDDTIYGGDFLANQPPVKDMCEAAPGIIYLFDRMGVPFNRTPEGLLDFRYFGGAKYARTAFAGATTGQQLLYALDEQVRRLENDGKVRKYEGWEFLSSVLDENGCCVGITAQHLASMEVRHFPARAVILAAGGIGMIFGRSTNSVICTGSAQSAVYQQGACYANGEFIQVHPTAIPGEDKLRLMSESARGDGGRIWTYKDGKPWYFLEEMYPAYGNLVPRDIATRAIFKVCVDMKLGINGENMVYLDVSHIPREQLDRKLGGILEIYEKFVGEDPRKVPMKIFPAVHYTMGGLWIDYRHMTNIPGLFAVGECDYQYHGANRLGANSLLSTVYGGMVAGPAAASYVKGLEKQKPVPFTVYARELKRQHHLLENIYRLSGAENPYRLHEEMGNVMTENATVVRHNKKLQAALERLEELRERYYRLNIHDSSQWANETVHFTRRLWNMLELARVIVKGALARDESRGAHYKPEFPERDDVNWLKTTKAFYSPEGPVLSYEPVDTSLITPRRRVYDVDKEAS from the coding sequence GTGTCAAAAACAATCATTGTGGTGGGAGGCGGCCTGGCAGGGTTAATGACCACAATAAAAGCCGTGGAACACGGCATGGAAGTGCTCCTGTTTTCCTTGGTCCCGGTGAAGCGTTCTCATTCCGTGTGCGCCCAGGGAGGCATCAACGGGGCCGTAAACACCAAGGGAGAAGGGGACTCTCCCTGGGAGCACTTCGATGACACCATCTACGGCGGAGACTTCCTGGCCAACCAGCCGCCGGTCAAGGATATGTGCGAGGCGGCCCCGGGAATAATCTACCTCTTTGACCGCATGGGCGTGCCTTTCAACAGGACGCCGGAAGGGCTGCTGGATTTTCGCTACTTCGGCGGAGCGAAATACGCCCGCACAGCCTTTGCCGGGGCCACCACCGGCCAGCAGCTGCTTTATGCCCTGGACGAGCAGGTCCGCCGCCTGGAGAACGACGGCAAGGTGCGCAAATACGAAGGTTGGGAGTTTTTATCATCCGTCCTTGACGAAAACGGGTGCTGCGTAGGAATCACCGCCCAGCACCTGGCTTCCATGGAGGTCAGGCATTTCCCCGCACGCGCGGTAATCCTGGCCGCGGGCGGGATCGGCATGATTTTTGGGCGCAGCACTAATTCCGTTATTTGCACAGGAAGCGCCCAAAGCGCCGTTTACCAGCAGGGGGCTTGTTATGCCAACGGTGAATTCATCCAGGTTCATCCCACCGCCATACCCGGCGAAGACAAACTGCGCCTGATGTCTGAATCGGCCCGCGGGGACGGTGGCCGCATCTGGACGTACAAAGACGGGAAGCCGTGGTACTTCCTGGAGGAAATGTACCCCGCCTACGGCAACCTGGTGCCCAGGGACATAGCCACCAGGGCTATCTTCAAGGTCTGTGTGGACATGAAACTGGGAATCAACGGCGAAAACATGGTCTATCTTGACGTTTCCCACATTCCCAGGGAGCAGCTGGACAGGAAATTGGGAGGGATTTTAGAAATATATGAAAAATTTGTGGGAGAAGACCCCCGCAAGGTGCCCATGAAAATATTCCCGGCTGTCCATTATACGATGGGCGGACTGTGGATCGACTACCGGCACATGACCAATATTCCCGGCCTTTTTGCCGTAGGAGAATGCGATTACCAGTACCACGGGGCAAACCGCCTGGGGGCCAATTCCCTGTTATCCACCGTCTACGGCGGGATGGTGGCCGGACCAGCAGCCGCCAGCTACGTAAAAGGCCTGGAAAAACAAAAACCCGTCCCGTTTACGGTTTATGCCAGGGAATTAAAGCGCCAGCACCATCTCCTGGAAAACATTTACCGCTTGTCCGGCGCGGAAAACCCTTACCGTCTCCATGAAGAAATGGGAAACGTCATGACCGAGAATGCGACCGTGGTACGCCACAACAAAAAACTGCAAGCGGCTCTCGAGCGCCTGGAAGAACTGCGAGAGCGGTATTACCGCCTCAACATCCACGACTCCTCCCAGTGGGCCAACGAAACGGTTCATTTCACAAGAAGGCTGTGGAACATGCTGGAACTGGCCCGGGTGATCGTCAAAGGCGCTCTGGCCCGCGACGAAAGCAGGGGCGCCCACTATAAGCCGGAATTCCCGGAAAGGGACGATGTGAACTGGCTCAAGACGACAAAAGCCTTTTATTCCCCAGAGGGTCCGGTCCTTTCCTATGAGCCGGTGGATACCTCCCTCATAACCCCGCGGCGGCGGGTTTACGATGTTGACAAGGAGGCGAGCTGA
- a CDS encoding electron transfer flavoprotein subunit alpha: protein MARIMINKEKCRGCELCLGACPFGAITVTNKKAAINDNCTLCGACVESCNFGAIEFLKDAVEKADLSAYRGVWVFAEQYGGEIKNVVFELLGQAQKLAGTLGTGVSAVLFGEGMEEAAAKLAAYGADQVYLVDHPGLKQYNDEVYAGIFAELIKRYRPEIILIGATAYGRSLAPRVASRLDTGLTADCTGLEIDPETRMLLQTRPAFGGNLMATIVCPRHRPQMATVRPRVMKALEPDPTRKAKIIKPQISVPTPLRVKTLGVIKAAASTASLAEAGVIVAAGKGMGDPKNLQLVEELARLLGAGIGATRAIVDAGWIGYSHQVGQTGKTVAPKVYIACGISGAIQHLAGMSSADVIIAINNDPEANIFKIAHYGIVGNCLEVIPALIKELTSPVIIK, encoded by the coding sequence ATGGCCAGAATAATGATAAATAAGGAAAAATGCAGGGGCTGTGAACTTTGCCTGGGCGCCTGCCCTTTCGGGGCCATCACCGTAACAAATAAAAAAGCGGCGATCAACGACAACTGCACGCTCTGCGGCGCCTGCGTGGAGTCCTGCAATTTCGGGGCTATTGAGTTCTTGAAGGATGCAGTTGAAAAAGCCGACCTTTCCGCTTACCGGGGCGTGTGGGTCTTTGCCGAGCAGTACGGCGGCGAAATAAAAAACGTGGTTTTTGAACTGCTGGGACAAGCCCAGAAGCTGGCCGGCACGCTCGGGACGGGAGTTTCGGCTGTTTTATTCGGAGAAGGCATGGAAGAAGCGGCCGCCAAACTCGCGGCATACGGGGCCGACCAGGTTTACCTGGTTGACCACCCGGGTTTAAAACAGTACAACGATGAAGTCTATGCCGGTATATTCGCCGAACTGATTAAACGTTACAGGCCGGAAATAATCCTCATCGGCGCTACCGCCTACGGCAGGTCGCTGGCCCCGAGAGTAGCCTCGCGGCTTGACACCGGGTTGACAGCCGACTGCACCGGCCTGGAAATAGACCCGGAAACCCGAATGCTGTTACAGACAAGACCGGCCTTCGGCGGCAACCTCATGGCCACTATCGTTTGTCCCCGCCACAGGCCGCAGATGGCCACGGTCAGGCCCAGGGTGATGAAAGCGCTGGAGCCGGATCCCACCAGGAAGGCAAAAATAATCAAGCCCCAGATATCTGTTCCAACTCCGCTCAGGGTAAAAACTTTAGGCGTTATCAAGGCTGCAGCCAGCACGGCCAGCCTGGCCGAAGCCGGTGTAATCGTGGCGGCGGGCAAGGGAATGGGTGACCCCAAAAACTTGCAGCTGGTCGAAGAACTGGCCCGGCTGCTCGGTGCCGGGATAGGGGCTACCCGCGCCATTGTGGACGCGGGCTGGATCGGCTACAGCCACCAGGTCGGCCAGACCGGCAAAACCGTGGCTCCCAAAGTCTACATCGCCTGCGGCATCTCCGGGGCCATTCAGCACCTGGCGGGAATGTCGTCCGCCGATGTGATCATCGCCATCAACAACGACCCGGAAGCCAATATCTTCAAGATAGCCCACTACGGAATTGTAGGCAACTGCCTGGAAGTCATCCCGGCCCTAATCAAGGAATTAACAAGTCCTGTAATAATTAAATGA
- the groES gene encoding co-chaperone GroES: MNIRPLGDRVVVKPLAQEEKTKSGIVLPDTAKEKPQQGEVIVVGSGKLLENGQKVPLEVKVGDKVIYSKYAGTEIKLDGEEVLILSERDIHAII, translated from the coding sequence ATGAATATCCGGCCTCTCGGCGACAGAGTAGTGGTGAAACCATTGGCCCAGGAGGAGAAGACCAAGAGCGGCATTGTGCTGCCCGATACGGCTAAGGAAAAACCCCAGCAAGGAGAAGTGATAGTGGTTGGAAGCGGCAAGCTTCTGGAAAACGGGCAAAAGGTTCCTCTGGAAGTCAAAGTCGGCGACAAAGTAATATATTCCAAGTATGCTGGCACGGAAATCAAACTTGACGGCGAGGAAGTACTTATACTGAGCGAACGCGATATACATGCCATTATCTAA
- the sdhB gene encoding succinate dehydrogenase iron-sulfur subunit has protein sequence MRTIHLKIRRQNSPQEKPYWEEFAIPYQPNLNVVSALMLIQKNPVNSRGEKTSPVVWESNCLEEVCGACSMMINGQPRQACTALIDKLKQPVTLEPLAKFPVVRDLMVDREVLFSALKKIKAWIEIDGTYDLGPGPRQASDIQQVRYDLSRCMTCGVCASACPNFNSRTGFIGPAAVNQARLFNLHPSGAMNKQERLSALMVPGGIMECGNSQNCVHVCPKKMPLITSIARLKKEVTWHAVKTWLEE, from the coding sequence ATGAGAACGATCCATTTAAAAATAAGAAGGCAAAACAGTCCCCAGGAAAAACCTTACTGGGAAGAGTTTGCCATCCCGTACCAGCCTAACCTCAACGTGGTCTCCGCTCTCATGCTCATCCAGAAAAACCCCGTCAACAGCAGAGGAGAGAAAACCAGCCCTGTGGTTTGGGAATCCAACTGCCTGGAAGAAGTGTGCGGCGCCTGTTCGATGATGATCAACGGCCAGCCCCGCCAGGCCTGCACCGCGCTGATCGACAAACTGAAACAACCCGTCACCCTGGAGCCGCTCGCCAAATTTCCTGTTGTCCGCGACTTGATGGTTGATCGTGAAGTTTTATTCTCCGCTTTAAAAAAAATTAAGGCCTGGATAGAAATTGACGGCACTTACGACCTGGGGCCGGGCCCCCGCCAGGCCAGCGATATCCAGCAGGTCAGGTACGACCTGTCCCGCTGCATGACCTGCGGGGTCTGCGCCAGCGCCTGTCCCAACTTCAATTCCAGGACCGGTTTTATCGGGCCGGCCGCGGTCAACCAGGCCCGCTTGTTCAATTTGCATCCATCCGGGGCAATGAACAAGCAAGAACGGCTTTCCGCCCTGATGGTACCAGGCGGTATTATGGAATGCGGCAATTCTCAAAACTGCGTCCATGTCTGTCCAAAAAAAATGCCTCTCATCACTTCCATCGCCAGGCTTAAAAAAGAAGTCACTTGGCACGCCGTCAAAACCTGGCTGGAGGAGTGA
- a CDS encoding hemolysin family protein, with the protein MDPDSCSQLFLLAVFLLLSALFTVAEATLKPLKKHRLRHIASEIDSRFLATGRLLHEPSGLFETIAVSSTLITVFASVCGTYLFLNLFGEKAGPVLTASVLAALVIVLGRVLPGTASARELEKVNLKLIKIFLAVMFILTPAVKFFNLFKLILAKMMRVEPPGQDGVTEEEIIELVTAGQEDGVIHQEEKTMIHGVFEFTDTLVRDVMVPRPDIVAVEKGTSLPRLIEIIKKEQFSRIPVYEKDIDSILGIVHIKDLLMAEACDKEDFSLSAYLRPALFVPETKKVNDLFRIMKKEKIHLGIVLDEYGGTAGLVTMEDLIEEIMGDIQDEHDTEEPVLRKIDTDTAEASGSMRLEELNEKLGLCLECEEAETVGGLIFAELGRLPQEDDRVRVNGIELTVLRMEGHRVEKVRLSMIKQDYDSPLV; encoded by the coding sequence TTGGACCCGGACAGTTGCAGCCAGCTGTTTTTACTGGCAGTATTTTTGCTTTTATCGGCACTGTTTACGGTTGCGGAAGCGACTTTAAAACCCCTGAAAAAGCACCGTCTTCGCCATATCGCGTCTGAAATCGACTCCCGGTTTCTGGCAACCGGCCGGTTATTGCATGAACCGTCGGGGTTGTTCGAGACCATTGCTGTTAGCAGCACCCTGATCACTGTTTTCGCAAGCGTATGCGGGACTTACCTTTTCCTCAACCTGTTCGGCGAAAAGGCAGGACCTGTTTTAACCGCTTCCGTTCTGGCTGCCCTGGTCATCGTGTTGGGCCGGGTACTGCCAGGAACCGCATCCGCCAGGGAACTCGAAAAGGTGAACCTTAAATTGATCAAGATTTTCCTGGCAGTAATGTTCATATTGACTCCCGCAGTGAAGTTTTTTAACCTGTTTAAACTGATTTTGGCGAAAATGATGCGTGTTGAACCGCCCGGACAGGACGGGGTAACAGAAGAAGAAATAATCGAGCTTGTCACAGCCGGGCAGGAAGACGGGGTGATTCACCAGGAAGAAAAGACTATGATCCACGGGGTTTTCGAATTTACGGATACCCTGGTCAGGGACGTGATGGTTCCTCGCCCCGATATTGTCGCCGTGGAAAAGGGAACCTCGCTTCCCCGGCTTATAGAAATCATCAAGAAAGAGCAGTTTTCACGCATCCCGGTATATGAGAAAGACATTGACAGCATCCTCGGAATTGTGCACATCAAAGACCTCCTCATGGCGGAAGCTTGCGACAAGGAGGACTTTTCTCTTTCCGCCTACCTGCGGCCGGCGCTTTTCGTGCCTGAAACAAAAAAAGTAAACGACCTGTTTAGAATAATGAAAAAAGAAAAAATACACCTGGGCATTGTGCTCGATGAATACGGGGGCACGGCGGGATTGGTGACGATGGAAGACCTTATTGAAGAAATCATGGGAGATATACAGGATGAACATGACACCGAGGAACCGGTTCTTCGCAAGATCGATACCGATACCGCAGAGGCCAGCGGCAGCATGCGGCTTGAGGAACTCAACGAAAAACTCGGCCTGTGCCTGGAATGCGAGGAAGCGGAAACTGTGGGCGGCCTGATTTTTGCCGAACTCGGGCGCTTGCCGCAGGAAGACGACCGGGTAAGGGTTAACGGAATAGAGCTGACCGTGTTGCGGATGGAAGGCCACCGCGTGGAAAAAGTGCGATTAAGCATGATAAAGCAGGACTACGATAGTCCACTGGTCTAA
- a CDS encoding RidA family protein: MSEVEKKARELGLTIPEPPKPVAAYVPGVKISGFVYTSGQIPLAGGELKFKGKVGAEVTLEEGYEAAKLCALNCLGVIKSLVGDLDKIERVVKVVGFVNSAPDFTMQPKVVNGASELLGALFGDKGLHARSAVGAGSLPLDAACEVEMIVKIKE; this comes from the coding sequence ATGTCAGAGGTGGAAAAAAAGGCCAGGGAGTTGGGCCTGACCATACCGGAGCCGCCTAAACCGGTTGCCGCGTATGTACCCGGCGTAAAAATTAGCGGGTTTGTCTATACTTCGGGACAGATTCCCTTGGCCGGCGGGGAACTCAAATTCAAGGGCAAAGTCGGCGCGGAAGTTACCCTGGAAGAGGGTTATGAAGCGGCTAAACTGTGCGCGCTCAATTGCCTGGGCGTCATCAAAAGCCTGGTGGGAGACCTTGACAAGATTGAACGGGTGGTCAAGGTTGTCGGTTTTGTAAACAGCGCCCCGGATTTTACCATGCAGCCGAAAGTGGTGAACGGCGCCTCGGAGTTGCTGGGCGCCCTTTTCGGGGACAAGGGCTTACATGCCCGCAGCGCCGTCGGGGCCGGCAGCCTGCCCCTGGATGCGGCCTGCGAGGTGGAAATGATCGTCAAAATCAAGGAATAG
- the groL gene encoding chaperonin GroEL (60 kDa chaperone family; promotes refolding of misfolded polypeptides especially under stressful conditions; forms two stacked rings of heptamers to form a barrel-shaped 14mer; ends can be capped by GroES; misfolded proteins enter the barrel where they are refolded when GroES binds), with product MAKQIIFGEEARRALEKGVNNLAEAVKITLGPKGRNVVLDKKFGSPTITNDGVTIAREIELEDPFENMGAQLVKEVATKTNDVAGDGTTTATVLAQAIIREGLKNVAAGANPMILKKGIEKAVAATVEEIKKIAKPIESKSAISQVASISAADQDIGNLIAEAMETVGNDGVITVEESQSIGTTLEVVEGMQFDRGYISPYMITDTDKMEAVLSDPYILITDKKIAAIQDILPVLEKVVQSGKPMLIIAEDIEGEALATLVVNKLRGTFTCVGVKAPGFGDRRKAMLEDIAILTGGQVISEELGLKLENTSLNQLGRAAKVKVSKEETTIVEGHGDKSKIEGRIAQIRKQLEDTTSEFDREKLQERLAKLSGGVAVIQVGAATETELKEKKHRIEDALAATRAAVEEGIVSGGGAALVDALMALDSVTSQDPDEMTGIKIVKKALEEPLKLIANNAGMEGSVVVEKVKSSKRGIGFNAVTGQYEDMIAAGIVDPAKVTRSALQNAASIAAMLLTTEALVADKPEENKGNPAMPPGMGGMGGMM from the coding sequence ATGGCCAAGCAAATCATTTTTGGCGAAGAAGCCAGAAGAGCCCTGGAAAAAGGAGTTAACAACCTGGCTGAGGCCGTAAAAATCACTCTGGGGCCGAAAGGCCGAAACGTGGTCCTGGACAAAAAGTTCGGGTCTCCCACTATTACCAATGACGGCGTTACCATTGCCCGGGAAATTGAGTTAGAGGACCCGTTTGAGAACATGGGCGCCCAGTTGGTTAAAGAAGTGGCCACCAAGACCAACGATGTGGCCGGAGACGGAACAACCACCGCCACTGTCCTAGCCCAGGCCATCATCCGTGAAGGCTTGAAGAACGTGGCGGCAGGCGCAAATCCCATGATTCTGAAAAAAGGGATCGAAAAGGCCGTAGCCGCGACGGTTGAAGAGATCAAAAAAATTGCCAAACCCATCGAATCCAAGAGCGCCATTTCGCAGGTAGCGTCCATTTCCGCCGCTGACCAGGATATTGGAAACCTGATTGCGGAGGCCATGGAAACAGTGGGCAATGACGGGGTCATTACCGTGGAAGAATCCCAGAGCATAGGCACGACCCTGGAAGTTGTGGAAGGGATGCAGTTCGACCGGGGTTATATTTCTCCGTATATGATTACAGACACCGACAAGATGGAAGCCGTTCTTTCCGATCCGTATATTCTGATCACGGACAAGAAAATTGCCGCCATTCAGGACATTCTCCCTGTCTTGGAAAAAGTCGTGCAGAGCGGCAAACCGATGCTGATCATCGCTGAGGACATCGAAGGTGAAGCCTTGGCCACGCTGGTGGTTAACAAACTGCGCGGCACCTTTACCTGCGTGGGAGTAAAAGCACCCGGTTTCGGCGACAGGCGCAAGGCCATGCTGGAAGACATCGCCATCTTAACCGGCGGCCAGGTTATCAGCGAAGAGCTGGGTCTGAAGCTGGAAAACACCAGCCTCAACCAGCTGGGCCGCGCGGCTAAGGTAAAAGTAAGCAAGGAAGAGACCACCATTGTGGAGGGCCACGGCGACAAGAGCAAGATAGAGGGGCGTATCGCCCAGATCCGCAAGCAGTTGGAAGACACGACTTCCGAGTTTGACCGCGAAAAGTTGCAGGAACGCCTGGCCAAACTGTCCGGAGGGGTTGCCGTGATCCAGGTCGGCGCCGCTACGGAAACAGAACTAAAGGAGAAAAAGCACCGCATTGAGGATGCGCTGGCGGCAACCCGCGCAGCCGTGGAAGAAGGCATCGTTTCCGGCGGCGGGGCAGCGCTGGTCGACGCCCTGATGGCTCTTGACAGCGTAACCTCGCAGGACCCGGACGAAATGACCGGCATCAAGATTGTCAAGAAGGCCTTAGAAGAGCCTCTTAAACTCATCGCCAACAACGCCGGCATGGAAGGCTCCGTAGTTGTGGAAAAGGTCAAGTCTAGCAAGAGAGGCATCGGTTTCAACGCGGTAACCGGCCAGTACGAAGATATGATCGCCGCCGGCATCGTCGACCCGGCCAAAGTGACCCGTTCGGCCCTGCAGAACGCGGCTTCTATTGCCGCCATGCTGCTGACGACCGAAGCCTTGGTTGCCGACAAGCCCGAAGAAAACAAGGGCAACCCGGCCATGCCGCCAGGAATGGGCGGAATGGGCGGCATGATGTAA
- a CDS encoding 5-formyltetrahydrofolate cyclo-ligase, with protein MITYRAVNERKKPMSSAEKKSLRQKMQEMRQSLTALEIETKSRQAASLLLQLSEYRLARTLLAYLPIRGEVDTIPLIITAWQQQKRVVVPTCLPGRRLALSELRSLDELAAGTFGIPEPKAEFLRKVPPGQVDLALLPGVAFDLSGGRLGYGGGYYDRFLGSLRPGCPKIGLAYEFQLVSVLPAEEHDLPVDMVVTDRQVYRCRRR; from the coding sequence GTGATAACATACCGCGCCGTGAACGAAAGGAAAAAGCCTATGTCCAGCGCCGAAAAAAAATCCCTGCGCCAGAAGATGCAGGAAATGAGGCAGTCCCTTACCGCTTTGGAGATCGAAACCAAAAGCCGCCAGGCAGCCAGCCTCTTGCTTCAGCTTTCTGAATACCGCCTGGCCCGGACGCTTCTGGCCTACCTCCCCATCAGGGGAGAAGTTGACACTATCCCTCTGATTATAACCGCCTGGCAGCAGCAGAAAAGGGTCGTTGTTCCCACCTGCCTGCCTGGCCGGCGGCTTGCCCTCTCCGAACTGCGCAGCTTGGACGAACTTGCGGCAGGAACATTCGGAATCCCGGAACCAAAAGCGGAATTCCTGCGCAAGGTGCCCCCCGGGCAAGTAGACCTGGCCCTCCTGCCGGGAGTGGCTTTTGACCTTTCCGGCGGCAGGCTGGGTTACGGAGGCGGCTATTACGACCGGTTCCTGGGCAGCCTCCGTCCGGGCTGCCCGAAGATCGGCCTGGCCTATGAGTTCCAGCTTGTCAGCGTCCTTCCCGCCGAAGAGCACGACCTGCCTGTCGATATGGTCGTGACCGACCGGCAGGTTTACCGATGCAGGCGCAGGTAA
- a CDS encoding succinate dehydrogenase produces MIFNQFKFDFYLRKLHSLTGIFPLGLFLFEHLLVNSTALYGETAFNQAVKYLHSIPFLWALELFLIALPLSCHALLGIIIALQAVNSPVKYRYMRNWMFYLQRISGLIMFSFLIYHLLNLKFNPRLAGLAMYEKVVAQFSSPGGIIIYALGLACALFHFTNGLWGFAVNWGIITGPRAQKIFGSFTIALFLIASFFGFRIMFAFINQ; encoded by the coding sequence ATGATTTTCAACCAGTTCAAGTTCGATTTTTACTTGCGGAAGCTCCATTCCCTAACAGGAATTTTCCCGCTGGGATTGTTCCTCTTTGAGCACCTTTTGGTTAATTCAACTGCTCTGTATGGAGAAACAGCATTCAACCAGGCCGTAAAATACCTGCACAGCATACCTTTTCTCTGGGCGCTGGAATTGTTTTTGATTGCCCTTCCTTTGAGCTGTCACGCCCTACTGGGGATCATCATCGCCCTGCAGGCAGTCAATAGCCCCGTAAAATACCGCTATATGCGCAACTGGATGTTCTACCTGCAGCGAATCAGCGGCTTGATAATGTTTTCTTTTCTTATTTACCACCTGCTCAACCTAAAATTCAACCCCAGGCTGGCCGGTCTTGCCATGTACGAAAAGGTGGTCGCCCAGTTCAGCAGCCCGGGGGGGATAATCATTTACGCTTTGGGTCTGGCCTGCGCCCTATTCCATTTCACCAACGGGTTATGGGGATTCGCCGTAAACTGGGGAATAATCACCGGGCCAAGAGCGCAAAAAATCTTCGGTTCATTTACTATCGCCTTATTCTTAATCGCTTCTTTCTTCGGATTCCGGATCATGTTCGCTTTCATCAATCAATAA